Proteins encoded in a region of the Quercus lobata isolate SW786 chromosome 8, ValleyOak3.0 Primary Assembly, whole genome shotgun sequence genome:
- the LOC115958514 gene encoding vascular-related unknown protein 1-like, whose protein sequence is MENSYNSCMNNTKAVACKGTTDCVPEESGWTKYFEDFSNYREHSFSSCLDNSSLVSDADSSALWKKSHNNLKLPKKTRTKIISVGDSLEDTASSPVNSPKVSDLSPVTMHPRKGKGDTLEHYPELQANERSEVNYSGKNINECTDLRNRGLCLVPLSKLVNYFG, encoded by the exons ATGGAGAACTCTTATAATTCATGTATGAATAATACCAAAGCTGTGGCCTGTAAAGGAACCACAGACTGTGTCCCTGAGGAGAGTGGGTGGACTAAATACTTTGAAGATTTCTCAAATTATAGAGAACATAGTTTCTCTTCTTGTCTTGATAACTCTTCTTTGGTCTCTGATGCTGATTCTAGTGCCTTATGGAAAAAATCCCATAACAATTTAAAGCTTCCTAAGAAAACAAGGACCAAAATCATTTCTGTTGGTGACTCTTTGGAGGATACTGCTAGCTCTCCAGTTAATAGTCCCAAG GTTAGTGATTTGAGCCCAGTAACTATGCATCCAAGAAAG GGAAAGGGAGATACTTTAGAGCATTATCCAGAACTGCAGGCAAATGAAAGAAGTGAGGTAAACTATAGTGGAAAGAATATTAATGAATGTACAGATTTAAGGAACAGGGGGCTGTGCTTGGTTCCTTTGTCCAAGTTAGTGAACTATTTTGGTTAA
- the LOC115956761 gene encoding uncharacterized protein LOC115956761, giving the protein MGVGKKKLCCGVTSIFIVIIVIVILTLAFTIFKPRDPIITLYPGSNIEVSSFLNPTHNITLDSIITIENPNYGVFRYKNTTSSVTFRGKVVGEAPIMDIYVPPHKKRNMTSPVAIMPVRLMQDPHFWIDVAAGTLNLTSTALMSGIVIVMNIFKRPATLYNSCNITVFVLSKKSVAICESKLKI; this is encoded by the coding sequence ATGGGTGTTGGCAAGAAGAAACTATGCTGTGGAGTAACATCAATTTTCATAGTTATCATTGTCATTGTCATCTTAACCTTAGCCTTTACCATCTTCAAGCCTAGAGACCCCATAATCACCCTCTACCCTGGCTCCAACATTGAAGTTTCATCCTTCTTGAATCCAACACATAATATCACATTAGACTCGATTATTACAATTGAGAACCCAAACTATGGAGTCTTCAGGTACAAAAACACCACCTCTTCTGTCACTTTTCGTGGGAAAGTTGTAGGGGAAGCTCCAATTATGGACATATATGTGCCACCACACAAGAAACGTAACATGACATCTCCTGTGGCAATTATGCCTGTTAGGTTAATGCAGGATCCCCATTTTTGGATTGATGTTGCAGCTGGGACCTTGAATTTGACTTCAACAGCCCTTATGTCTGGGATAGTGATTGTGATGAACATCTTCAAGCGCCCTGCTACCCTTTATAATAGTTGTAATATAACTGTTTTTGTATTATCTAAGAAAAGTGTGGCCATATGTGAGTCCAAACTCAAGATATAA
- the LOC115956762 gene encoding uncharacterized protein LOC115956762 — protein sequence MYNEIEGNYDDVAISTFKRGLPIEHGLRKSLTGKPVTSVRQLMDRIDKYKRVEEDQQMRKGKAKVVPQERRDFRSDRFNSSNKLRRDYAEQSGPTGAQAIHAVFREPLHKILEKVKCEPFFQWPNRMAGDPSKRNQNLYCAYHQEPGHTTDDCRNLKNHLDRLVREGKLRHLLHRPEGWQEQSNIETRQGTLRPPIGTINVILAAPGRTGSNSFRVMSVGRYPTEPDKRESKRARVSATPLIGFSKEDK from the coding sequence atgtataatgagatagaaGGAAATTACGACGACGTCGCCATTAGTACATTCAAAAGGGGCTTGCCGATAGAACAtggcttaagaaagtccctcactggGAAGCCAGTCACTagcgtgcgccaactcatggacagaattgacaagtacaaaagggtcgaaGAGGACCAGCAGATGAGGAAGGGTaaagcgaaggttgtccctcaggagaggagggacttcaggtcggaccgcTTTAATAGCAGTAACAAGCTGAGAAGAGACTATGCGGAACAGTCCGGACCTACTGGGGCTCAGGCAAtccatgctgtgttccgagaaccattGCACAAGATCCTAGAGAAGGTAAAGTGCGAACCTTTCTTTCAGTGGCCGAACAGGATGGCAGGTGACCCCTCAAAACGTAATCAGAATCTGTATTGCGCGTACCACCAGGAGCCAGGTCACACCACCGATGATTGTAGGAATCTGAAAAACCATTTGGACCGGCttgtccgagaagggaagttgaggCATCTGTTGCACCGCCCTGAAGGATGGCAGGAACAGTCAAATATCGAAACTAGACAAGGCACATTGAGGCCGCCcattggcacaataaatgtcattcttgccGCACCTGGAAGGACCGGTTCCAACTCTTTTAGAGTAATGTCAGTGGGCAGGTACCCGACTGAGCCGGACAAAAGGGAATCCAAGAGAGCCAGAGTGAGTGCCACGCCCTTAATTGGGTTCTCGAAGGAGGACAAGTAA
- the LOC115956763 gene encoding uncharacterized protein LOC115956763, whose translation MATYRGIEVNPDQIRAIHSLQPPRNPKEVQKLTGMIAALNPFQQLKEYLDRPPIISSPDANEVLFAYIAVASHAVSLVLIREDNGTQGPVYYVSKSLQEAETRYLPLEKAILAVVQAMRKLPHYFQAHTVVMLTQLPLKSVIRSADYTGRIAKWGMILGAFDIRYMPHTAIKGQVLADLVAEFTEPTLEGMEVSRSPSVGEKLISTVSQHEHNWWKAHIDGAANQRGSGVGLVLVSPEGITIEKSLRLGFSATNNEAEYEALLEGMSMIRKLGGKFVNMFSDSRLIVGQVNGELKTKDERMQDYLARAKHLQTHFYHFCLTYVPRSGNTHADSLATLATSSAQPLPRVILVEDICRPTTEKANEIRVHNVGAGPSWMDPLVLFLKHDTLLDDKVEADKIKRKASRF comes from the exons ATGGCGACCTACAGAGGAATAGAAGTTAACCCTGACCAAATAAGAGCCATTCATAGCCTGCAGCCTCCTCgaaatcccaaagaggtccagaagcttacCGGCATGATAGCTgctttaaacc CTTTCCAACAGCTCAAGGAATACCTCGACCGACCACCGATTATTTCCAGTCCCGATGCCAACGAGGTgttgtttgcctacatcgcaGTAGCCTCTCATGCAGTGAGCTTAGTGCTAATCCGAGAAGACAACGGCACGCAGGGACCCgtgtattacgtgagcaaatcGTTGCAGGAGGCAGAGACTCGGTATCTCCCCCTCGAAAAAGCTATCTTGGCCGTCGTACAAGCCATGCGgaagctcccccactattttCAGGCACATACAGTAGTTATGCTAACTCAACTTCCGTTGAAATCCGTCATCCGCAGCGCCGATTACACAGGTAGAATTGCAAAGTGGGGAATGATCCTGGGCGCCTTCGACATTAGATACATGCCTCACACCGCCATAAAAGGTCAGGTCCTCGCCGATCTAGTAGCTGAATTTACGGAGCCCACCCTAGAAGGAATGGAAGTGTCGAGATCACCAAGCGTTGGTGAGAAACTGATCAGCACAGTTTCTCAGCATGAACACAATTGGTGGAAAGCACACATCGATGGTGCAGCaaaccaaaggggctcagggGTGGGGCTCGTTCTAGTCTCTCCCGAAGGGATAACCATAGAAAAGTCGTTGAGGCTCGGATTCTCagccacgaataacgaagccgagtacGAGGCACTATTGGAAGGGATGTCAATGATCCGGAAATTGGGTGGAAAATTCGTAAATATGTTCTCGGATTCGAGACTCATCGTGGGACAAGTAAATGGGGAGTTGAAGACgaaggatgaaagaatgcaagattACCTGGCCCGAGCTAAACACCTGCAGACCCATTTCTATCACTTCTGTTTAACTTACGTACCCAGGAGTGGGAACACCCATGCTGATTCTCTTGCAACGCTggccacctcctcggctcagCCCCTTCCGCGGGTTATTTTAGTTGAAGATATCTGCCGCCCAACAACAGAGAAGGCCAACGAAATTCGGGTACACAACGTCGGGGCAggacctagctggatggaccctctGGTGCTATTCTTAAAGCACGACACCTTGCTAGACGATAAGGTTGAGGCCGACAAAATCAAGAGGAAAGCTTCTCGATTCTAG